A region of the Zonotrichia leucophrys gambelii isolate GWCS_2022_RI chromosome 14, RI_Zleu_2.0, whole genome shotgun sequence genome:
GCCCACGCCGAGGACCGGGAAGAGGGGCTGACCAAGCAGCACCTGACCACgctgctggagaaggaggtAAAGGGGTGTGTAGGGTGCAGGCTGCCTGCCAGGATGGCCTTCAGGCCACTGGGGTGACTGTAGGGAGCGTGATATAGGCTTAAAAATAGCTGTAAATATTCTTCCTTCATAACAGCAACTAGTAGGGGTGCTATAGGTTCCTtagggagctggcagggagcagatccTGAAtccattccagccctgccagcagctttcAAGTTTCCCACAGTTGCAGAAAGGGCTGTTCTTATGGCCTGGTAATTCCTTACCCCTCCCAGCCAACACAGCCTGATTTGTGGTGGTAGTAGCCAGCCTGTCTCTGACAAAATGGGTAGAAATTCAAGCTCCTAAtcctctgtgcctctgcagctATAGAGACCAGTGTCTGCATTTATGAACTGCCATGAGCTGAGCACACAACACAAAAGTTCCCTTTTTGTGGACCCTACATCAAATAGTCTTAAGATTTTTGGAAAAGAATGGAGGAGACTCAGCTCGCTTGGAAGAGTTCTGTGCCTGGGATAACAAAGGTTGTTGTTAGCTGGGATTAAGGTGTATTAGTGGGAATGAAAGGGGTAACCTTTTCTTATGGAGTAACCAGGAATATCACCGAGCTgaactgggctgggatttgcCAGGGTCGTGCCTGGCACAAGCTGGTGCCGTTCATCCTTTGCTGCAGTGAGCTTTACGAATTACACTGTTGCATAAATAAGTTCTTTCAGAGGGGAGGGATTTTCCTGGCAAAATGAAATCCaggtcccagagcagagcagcggTGCCATCAAAAGCTCCGTTAattctgctctgtgtcccctccgAGCCACTTGTTCCTTATGGCTGATCCCCTGCCCACTCCCTGGACGCTGTCTCTGTTCATGTCcctccagctggagcagaagcagaaggaggccctggagctcctggagcagaaccGGCACCTGCAGGATCAGCTGAAAGTGGCTCTGGGCCGGGAGCAGAGCGCCCGGGAGGGCTACGTGTTGCAGGtaggagagcaggaggagatggagatcCAGATCCATCTTCCCTGTGCCCAAGGGATCCCTGGTGGGCTTCCATCCGCGGTGTTCATGGGGACATCCTGGGTGACCACCACTGAGCTCCCAGAGATTTGACCTTCTTGCAAATGTGGCTAATTCTGTAGCACTAGCAGAGTTATCTGCTTATGGAAACCTCTGATCTGGGATGGAGTAGAAGGTAGCATTACCTGTTAGCATTcccaagagaaaacaaaccagagCCAGATGGATGGGACTTCAGCAAAGTCCACCTCTGATCCATCTCATATTGTGTTTGCCTTTGCAACAGCTGTTTCCCCCTTTCTGTGCCCCAGATTCTTCCCTCAGGCAGGAGGGTGCCCACAAGGCTTTCCAAGCATCCTGTAGCCCACCAGTTGTTCCTGGCTGGGGATTTTGTGTGCCCGTTACACAGGCAAACACAGGACACTCAGATGTATTTCCCGGACACATTCCCTGCAGCCAGAGTGGGATTTGCACTGGGATGACCTGTTATCTTGGATCACTTTGGTGGTTTCTGCTGTCACAAGATTCCTCAGCAAAGCCTTGAAATGAGTTTTGGAGGATCTGACAAAAGAAACAGGATGATCTTTGGGAAAACCTTTCCTCCCCTCGTCCAAACAAAAGTTTTTTCCAGCCCTTCCTCTGGGAACATCTATGCCCGGGGGGAGTTgtggcacctgcagggcagCTTCTGGCTGCTCTCAGGGGTCCATAGTGTGTTCTGTGCAGGGGCAGCATTTTGACTTGCTCAAATTTACTTGACCAAACTGGCTGTGGATCAAAGTGGCCGCGCGCTGCCGCACACTGCGCTCCCGCGGCAGCAAAACCCAGTGTCGATGCCAAACCTTGCATCCTTATTTCTCACAGGAAAATTTTCCCTGAAGAAGTTGCACAGGCAGtggagccagcccagggagggggaCATCTTGCCTTCCTTGCCCATGATCTCCCAGGAGGAGTAATTAATTCATTTCTGGAGTCTCCGAGCTGACAGTGCCTGCTTGGAGGAGTTCCATTTTCacttggcagagctggaggagtaACTAAGTCCCACTTCCCTGGGGCAGAGGCGTCTGACCTCCCTTTGCCTGGAGCCTGGAAAAATCAGGGACTGGGGATAAAAGCTGGATTCTGAATCCACCATCAAACTGAAGTTGGCCACAGTGCCTTGATACAAGGAGGGGTGGTGAGGGGGACAGCCTGCAgagaggctgagctgcagagagaagTGACCCAAACTTGGACCTGGAAGTTGGAGAGGGTTTTTGGAAAGGTTGGAGGTTTTTGCCTGCTCCAATCTAATTGTTCTGGGGATTTCCCTTGTGTTTCCTGGGAACCAGAGGGATTAAAGTCCTATTGTAGAAGGGAGTAACCccaccaaaccctgctgggGTGGAGAGTGGAGCCACTGAGGAAATTCTGCAGCCAAACATCACAGCATTTTTTTGGACAACCCCTCTGAATTTCATGCCCTCCCACCCCATCATGCCTGATTTTGGGGAGGTTCCTGCATTGTCTGTTAGGAGGGCTGATAGAGAAGCCTGACTGCTTCCAAGCCCATCCCTCCTGAGCTGCCTGGGAGGCACCAACCCCTCCTTggcagcctgagcagccccacgggacccccaggcactgcctgtTCCGTGAGGCAGTGCTGAGCCGCCCCTCCCATGCATGTGCCATGCACCGAAGCCTCTCTGGCCTCGTGTAACCCCTCTCTTGCTCTGAGCTTCCTCGGGGTGGGGCACCCTAACCTTGATCCCTACTGGGACAAAcaccaggagctcctgctcctggaaaaTGGGCTGGAGACATCCCCTGCTCCGGCCACTGTGGGTGGGAGGGGGCACGTACTAACCTGTCCCAGACGGATATTCTTGCATGTTTTTGGTATAAAGCATGAAATTTAACTTAACATAACTGAGTGTCACATCTGTGGGCTTTCCTTAATCAGCAACCAGAGTACAGCAAGGCAGGCCAAATTCCTAAGCTTAACGCTGTGCTTCTCTCACCTCTTCCTgtctgtgtatttttcttttttaagataCATAATTTCTGTCGCCTTTTGCATGACGCTTTCTGTGAGTTTTCTCTTTGCATGCTCCATTGCTTTGGTTTGAATCTCACAAAGGTtggtttctttcatttttacattCTCATCacaccttttccttccctccattTGTTGGGCTTTTCATTTTGTCCtttgttggtttattttattttgcaggtaGAGAAATTAGATCCTCCCTAGCCCTAAGCTTTAGCTTAACAGCATCTCTCTAAAACCATGAGCAGCCACTCAGTCTTGTTTGGCAGGCACAGAAATGACATCTCCACCATGATGGCTGGCCCGTCGCCCCGTGTATGGGTGGGATGTGATGTCATTTGCTGTCACCTCACTTTCTGTTGTTGCTTTTGGTCGGTGGACTGTATTACCTGAACTGTGCACTTTTTGTttcacaaacaaacaagcaatcttgctaaaaaaaagaagttcctttctcctccattttgtttcatctcctcctcatcatcatccttggcatttttcttttgtctgtgtctctgttttgctgctggtgtttctttttcattgtttttttattctgtttgagtttgggtttatttttttttccatttagcCTGTTACTGTACAGCTGTTTTGATGTTGTGGTCAGTGTTTTCTGTTACTGGAAAGCAGTTGTcgctcattaaaaaaaaaaaaaaaaaagttgatcAAACAAACCAAATTGTGCCAAGAACAAATCATCCCATTTGGAGCAGTGGGTAGCAGCCAAGTCGCTGTGAGGAACTTTTCCACGGCCTGCCTGGCCAGAGGTGTGACACTCAGAAGGGAGAGCCAAGAGTGTTACTAATCTAGtatttaatcaatttttttaaGACCGAGGTGGCCGCCTCGCCATCAGGTGCCTGGCAGAGGCTTCACAAAGTCAACCAAGACCTCCAAAGCGAGCTGGAAGCCCAATGCCAGCGTCAAGAGGTGATCAATCAGCAGATTCAGTCGCTGAAGCGCAGCTACGCCGAGGCCAAGGACGTGATCCGGCACCACGAGGCCGAGATTCAGAGCCTGCAGGCGAGGCTCAGTAACGCGGCGGCCGAGCTCGCCATCAAGGAGCAGACCCTGGCCAAGCTCAAGAGCGACCTGAGGAGCGAGAAGGAGAAGgccaaggagcagctggaggagtgGCAGCACGGCGAGGCCGcgctcagctcccagctgaaGGCCAGCGAGCAGAAGCTGAAGAGCGCGGAGgcgctgctgctggagaagacGCAGGAGCTGCGGGACCTGGAGAtgcagcaggctctgcagagggaccaCCAGAAGGAAGTGCAGCGGCTCCAGGACAGGATCGCAGACCTCAGCGGGCAGCTGAACGCCAGCGAGCAGGCGCGGGTCCTCatggaggagaagctgcagaagaACTACGAGGCTTTGCTGGAGAGCTGCGAGAGAGAGAGGCAGGTTTTGATACGGAGCCTGAAGGAGGTGGAGGACAAAGCTAATGAGTATGAGAATCAGCTGCAGAACAGTGAGCAGCAAATGGAGATTCTGCAGAAGGAGAAGCTGAGCGCCAAGTTCGAAGGCAGCGAGCTCGTCCaccagctggaggagcagctggccATGAAGGAGGCCAGCATCCAAAAACTTGCCGAGCACATCAAGGAGCTCGAAAGGGAGAGAGATCAGATCAAGTGCCGGTTCCACGAGCTCATGAATCAGGTGGCCGAGTCGGATAACGAAGTTGCAAAGCTACAAGCAAAGTTGAAAATGGAAGAGACCAACTACCACAATCTGGAGCAGTCGTTCGAGGAGGTGTCGGATCAGTTCCGGGGGGTGCAGGAGgtgctgaaagagaaagaagaagagctgagacatGTTAAGGAAATGCACTTGAGAATTGTGGAGAAGAAAGATCAAGATCTCAGTGAGGCTTTGGTTAAAGTGGTTGCTTTAGATAGCAGTTTAGAGGAGACTAAAGTAAAGCTAAAGGCCAAGGAGGAGGCTTTAAAGAAATTAGCTAGTGCGGGCACAGGTCCATGTGCTGAGGAGGCAGAAGACCTTGGCCCCAGTCTTGAGGTGGATGAAAGTCATCCATCCCAACTGGGGCAAACTCAGGATGTCCTCCCAGCTCTGACTTATGCactgaaggaggaggaggatgaggttCTTGAGACCAGTCAGAGGCAAATGGAGGAATTTGGCTCCCCATCTAAAGTTGTAGAGCTCCAGGACCAAGAGTTGGTTCAGAAAGCTTTAGCAAAGCCTGATGTAGGAATCATGGGGGCCAAGAGGCAAAGGATCCGTTTTTCAAGCATCCAGTGTCAAAAGTACATCCATCCAGATGGATCAGAGAAAAACTGGACAAGCAGTACCTCTTCAGACACAAGCCAGGACAGATCTCTGTCTGAAGAAAGCATGTcctcagagccagctctgggTTACCCCTCATCAGGGACCAGTGATTCTGAGACTTATCTCTCCATCATCCATTCCCTGGAAACCAAGCTGTACATTACAGAGGAGAAGCTCAAAGATGTGACGATGAAGCTCGAAAGCCAGCACGGCCATAACCAGGAGACGCTCATCGCCCTGCACCATCAGTGGGCCAGCACGGAGTCCCAGCTGCGGGAACAGCTTCAGACCAGCTTGTCCCAAGTCAATGCTTTGATCTCACAGCTGGAGAGTGAGAGGCAGGAAAAGTTCAAGCTCATAGAAAGTCACGTCAGCGAGCTGGgaggtttccagatgaaaaacGATCAAGCGCTGACTTGCTTAGAgaagtgcagggagcagctaAGATCCTTGCCCAAATCAGACAAGGATAAAGAGGGTGATTTGTTCCTTGTTACTCTGTCTAGCATGGAAACAACTTTATCAAATGCAATCCAGGCCTTGAGCGGAGCGCCAGTCCCATCAGACTATCAGCAGAGTGAAAGCCTCACCACGGAGAGCCCCGCTCCAGaaggaggggatttgggagaagAGGAGCACATCTCCAAGGAGCAGCAAGCAGATGTGTTTGACACCGGCCAGCTGAGGTGGCTTTCTGAGAGGGTGGCATTTGAGGCCTCTCTCATCAACCAAATAGCAGAGTCTTTGAAAAATGCAAGCTCTGAGATAGCCCAGCTTCTGAGAGAGATCCAGGGAACGGCTGAGGTGGTTTTGTTGGAGCCAGCAAGTGTTTCTCATACAGCCAATGATTTGGCCAGTGTCCTGTctaaaaagctgctgctggaaggggaGTTTTGGAGCCAGGTGGAGGAGCTGAGAGCACAGTTGAGCACTAgagaaggagaagctgagggtAAAACAGAAACAAGTTTGGGCATTTCCCCATGTTTTCTCAGTGCTGTAGCAGATGCTACATTGATCAAGGCAGAACTTGGGTTTGttgcagagaaaatgagagaatCTTTTCATCAGAGGTTAAAAGCAATTGAAGAAGAGCTCCATAATACCAAAacagctctccagcagcacaaatgcATGTTGGAGGAGATCATCAAAGCATACAGGACTCCTGAGTTTGATGGAGTTATGCACCAGATTTCTGAAGCACTTGAAATTCAAAAAGATGCTTCGGAAAGAACCCAGATCTCTTGGGATGGGAGCCGTGTCCAAATGGTGCCGTGCCAGGAATTAGCCAAGGTGGAGGAGACTGGCAGTGCCCCAGACCGTAGTAGTGAAGCTCTTGTTTCCATTCAGGAAGATCTTGCCCAGCAGCTAAAGGACAAATCCAGTGTTCTGAAGGAGATATCTGTTGCCTTACTCTCTCTGCCTCCCGAGGAGGCCATGAGAGACTGTCAGAAGCTCCTGAAGATGTCCCAGAGTCTTTCCTACCATTCGTGCATGGGAGACCTGGAGCGGTATTCGTCTCTGTTAGTCCACGATGCCATTGTTCAGGCTCAGGTTTGTTACGCCGCTTGCAAAGTCCGGCTGGAGCACGAGAGGGAGATGAAGTCCTACAAGGAGTCCCTGCAGAGCATGgatgccctgtgccaggagcgCGTGAAGACGGTGTCTCTCCTGCGCGACGAGTACgaggagctgctcaggaagcagcagggcgAGTACAGCGAGGTGATCGCCGTGCTGGAGAGGGAGAACGCTGACCTCAAGGCAAAGGTGTCCCAGCTGGACAGCCAGCGCAGGCTCCTGGAGGAGGAAGGGCACGAGCACAGCAAGAGCTTGAGCGAGCTGCAGGGGCGCTACGAGGAGGAGATCCGGAACGTCATCGAGCAGCTCAACAGGACCGAGGATGCCCTGAAGGCCGAGAGGGTGGAGGGGCTCAACCAGCTCGACGCCGTTGTCCGCGACAAGCAGAACATGGAGCAGTATCACCTGGAGCAGATGCAAACGCTGGAGGAGAAGTTCCAGGCCAAGATCAAGGAGCTGCAGGTCATCCACGGCGAGGAGCTGCAGGCGCTGCAGGAGCACTACAGCCAGAACCTGCAGCGCCTGCAAGAGACCCTCGATGAGTACCAGAGGCAGCACCCGGAGGCGTCCCCCGCGGTGGCCccgggctctggggacacctgggtggcCAGAGAGGGGGGTGGCACCGGGCAGGACCCCGGCAGCGACCCCGACTCCATGCACGGCCTGAGGGAACgcatccaggagctggaggccCAGATGAACGTCATGAGGGATGAGCTGGAGAACAAACATCTGGAGGGGAACGCTTCCACGTTGAGggaaaaataccagaaagaCTTTGAAAACCTAAAGGTCTTGATATGTTTAACGCtttctgccttctgctgctgagcGTGTGGGAGGGCACGTGCAGTCCCAGGGTTTTCAGCCATCCCCTGAAACAGCCAGTGTGCTGAAACAAGCCCCAGGGTATTAGCCAGGCCTCTGTAAAGCATGGtgtttccttcttctccatgctgGGGTATTCTAAATGCATTGCTCAGGGCTTGGGAAGGTGGATTTCTGGAGGTGATCTTTGTgtggaaagggagagagagagttTCAAAGTAGCTCAATAACATCACACTCTCCTTCAACACGAAGAACTCGGTGTTTCTCCTACGTTTTGCTTGTGACTTCCTTTTAAAAGCATTCCTCAGCTCTGTCTTTCCCAGTCTGATCAAATCTCCAGTCTGTCTCTGCTGCCTTCAAAATTGCAGGATGAAATGGAAACTTGATGCTCTCAAAATGTATGTTCCTAGGGAAAGTAGCTGCAAACAGATGCCAAATTCTGTAGCAAAGCAGAGCTCCTCTGCAGGAGGCTGCGAGGACCATGCTGGTGTTGGACACAATAATTCTGTACACAACAAAGAGTGCACAGTTACAGAACACCCAGGTGAGGTGCAGAGAAACCCACTGGCAATGAAATGCCCCCATTCAAATTGCCCCAGCAGTCAGACTGGCTGTAAAACTGGTTTGAGATCatccagcatttaaaaaaattgggtTTGGTGGTTTGCTTTTCCTGGGAGAGCATTCCCAGTTCAGAAGTGAGTTTAGGGCTGTAGAGGActctggcagcaccaggagaggctgcctGGTTGAACAGGAAGCCAAAAGGGCACTGATGCAGAGGCTGAACCAGTGAGGCTCTCACAGACCAGTTGCTCTTAAGAATCAGCAAAAATGTGGGAGAGCTTGCTTCCAGCCACAAGATCCAGCACACATTTGAGCTGGGAGTGAAGTGTGGCTCAGCTTCAGCCAAAAGCTGGTTTTAGCCTGGGGAGAGCAGTAGTTTTGCTGAATCCCATTGGAATTAAGCAGTGGTGGTCAGAAAGCCAACCAAGCAATTGGAAACCTGCCCAAACTGGAGGCTTGAATGTGCTTAATTCTTCTCTTAAGAACCTGGAGAATGTAACATCAGTAGCACAAGCATAACTCCTCAaactggagaagagaaggctccaggaacACTTTGGAGCCCTTACCAGTGCTTAgaggggctccaagagagctggaagGAACTTGTGACAAGGCATGAAGTGGCAAGACAGGGGGGAATGGATTTTAGATGAAGGAAAAGTAGATTTAGATttaatattaggaagaaattattccctgtgagggtggtgaggccctgacACAGGTGGCCCcaagaagctgtggctgccccgtCCCTGGAAGTTTCCAAGACCACGTtcaaggcttggagcaacctgggatagtggaaggtgtccctgcttgtGGCAGAGGGTAGAACAGGATGGactttaaggtgccttccaacccaaaccattctgtgattctatgaggTACTGATTTGTACGTGTGGATTTATGGCAATGCATTTACAATACATTAAATAGTGAATCTACAGCCAGACCTATGGCAGAGTATGCacctttttcttccaaaatcaGAGGTGTttcaggagttggacttgatgatccttgtggatcccttccaactcagcatattctatgattctgggTGTAATGAAgaatcctgcagggctgctctgtgccacagccaaGTCCAGGCAGGTTCTGGCACTGAGTTAGGAGtctaaaaaacaaataaacaaacagacaaGGCTGGGAAAGAGAAGAATGCCTCgggattaaaaattaaatgggagggaaaaaacccaccaaagcTAAAAATTGGGAATGAGGATTAGGTGTAGGTTACAGAGCATTAGCCAAGAAGGTGATGCTGAGGGGTGTATGTTAGTGAGAGTCAATGGTGTTGGACTGTCATGAGCACTTTTGCCACTAGGTGAGTGAATTTGTCCCCCTAAAATTTCCCATGGTGTCCCAGAGGTGACAGTT
Encoded here:
- the MPRIP gene encoding myosin phosphatase Rho-interacting protein isoform X4; the protein is MAAKDNPCRKFQANIFNKSKCQNCFKPRESHLLNDEDLNQAKPIYGGWLLLAPEGTDFDNPVHRSRKWQRRFFILYEHGLLRYALDEMPTTLPQGTINMNQCTDVVDGEGRTGQKFSLCILTPEKEHFIRAENKEIISGWLEMLIVYPRTNKQNQKKKRKVEPPTPQEPGPAKMAVTSSNIPSAEKVPATKSTLWQEEMRGKDQADGGSGIGPTQSPMQGQAGAASSMKDPVLDSKEEESSMNGDRIDCGRKTRVESGYFSLEKTKQDSKLEEQQLPPPPSPPSPSTPNNSFSLNSLDSKSSCPMHKDSNSRDVGRGAEKSGRPLSFKASRQYTTLADVPKAIRISNREAFQVERKRLERRTRARSPGREEVARLFGNERRRSQVIEKFEALDIENAEHMETSAPGGAALSSETRQGRSEKRVFPRKRDFTCEGAAVGSILDVSASPLSPHRRAKSLDRRSTESSMTPDLLNFKKGWLTKQYEDGQWKKHWFVLTDQSLRYYRDSVAEEAADLDGEIDLSTCYDVTEYPVQRNYGFQIHTKEGEFTLSAMTSGIRRNWIQTIMKHVRPTTAPDVTRKNFSLKLSVLKPSSLPEEKSKTGSSFESGPKPSEKPDAEQAELDTEQKRSRARERRREGRSKTFDWAEFRPIQQALVQERANAADSSSSGSAAFPRDAGAADADPGELERERARRREERRKRFEMIDTVDGAGPEEALRMEVDRILPVPGDIKPQNVHVEIEQRWHQVETTPLREEKQIPITPLHLAHAEDREEGLTKQHLTTLLEKELEQKQKEALELLEQNRHLQDQLKVALGREQSAREGYVLQTEVAASPSGAWQRLHKVNQDLQSELEAQCQRQEVINQQIQSLKRSYAEAKDVIRHHEAEIQSLQARLSNAAAELAIKEQTLAKLKSDLRSEKEKAKEQLEEWQHGEAALSSQLKASEQKLKSAEALLLEKTQELRDLEMQQALQRDHQKEVQRLQDRIADLSGQLNASEQARVLMEEKLQKNYEALLESCERERQVLIRSLKEVEDKANEYENQLQNSEQQMEILQKEKLSAKFEGSELVHQLEEQLAMKEASIQKLAEHIKELERERDQIKCRFHELMNQVAESDNEVAKLQAKLKMEETNYHNLEQSFEEVSDQFRGVQEVLKEKEEELRHVKEMHLRIVEKKDQDLSEALVKVVALDSSLEETKVKLKAKEEALKKLASAGTGPCAEEAEDLGPSLEVDESHPSQLGQTQDVLPALTYALKEEEDEVLETSQRQMEEFGSPSKVVELQDQELVQKALAKPDVGIMGAKRQRIRFSSIQCQKYIHPDGSEKNWTSSTSSDTSQDRSLSEESMSSEPALGYPSSGTSDSETYLSIIHSLETKLYITEEKLKDVTMKLESQHGHNQETLIALHHQWASTESQLREQLQTSLSQVNALISQLESERQEKFKLIESHVSELGGFQMKNDQALTCLEKCREQLRSLPKSDKDKEGDLFLVTLSSMETTLSNAIQALSGAPVPSDYQQSESLTTESPAPEGGDLGEEEHISKEQQADVFDTGQLRWLSERVAFEASLINQIAESLKNASSEIAQLLREIQGTAEVVLLEPASVSHTANDLASVLSKKLLLEGEFWSQVEELRAQLSTREGEAEGKTETSLGISPCFLSAVADATLIKAELGFVAEKMRESFHQRLKAIEEELHNTKTALQQHKCMLEEIIKAYRTPEFDGVMHQISEALEIQKDASERTQISWDGSRVQMVPCQELAKVEETGSAPDRSSEALVSIQEDLAQQLKDKSSVLKEISVALLSLPPEEAMRDCQKLLKMSQSLSYHSCMGDLERYSSLLVHDAIVQAQVCYAACKVRLEHEREMKSYKESLQSMDALCQERVKTVSLLRDEYEELLRKQQGEYSEVIAVLERENADLKAKVSQLDSQRRLLEEEGHEHSKSLSELQGRYEEEIRNVIEQLNRTEDALKAERVEGLNQLDAVVRDKQNMEQYHLEQMQTLEEKFQAKIKELQVIHGEELQALQEHYSQNLQRLQETLDEYQRQHPEASPAVAPGSGDTWVAREGGGTGQDPGSDPDSMHGLRERIQELEAQMNVMRDELENKHLEGNASTLREKYQKDFENLKATCERGFAAMEETHQKKIEDLQRQHQRELEKLREEKDRLLAEETAATISAIEAMKNAHREELERELEKSQRSQISSVNADIEALRRQYLEELQSVQRELEVLSEQYSQKCLENAHLAQALEAERQALRQCQRENQELNAHNQELNNRLAAEITRLRTLLTGEGGGEAAGSPLTQGKDAYELEVLLRVKESEIQYLKQEISSLKDELQTALRDKKYASDKYKDIYTELSIVKAKADCDISRLKEQLKAATEAQGEKSPVNTTVSGYDIMKSKSNPDFLKKDRSSVSRQLRNIRSKSVIEQVSWDN
- the MPRIP gene encoding myosin phosphatase Rho-interacting protein isoform X1, with product MAAKDNPCRKFQANIFNKSKCQNCFKPRESHLLNDEDLNQAKPIYGGWLLLAPEGTDFDNPVHRSRKWQRRFFILYEHGLLRYALDEMPTTLPQGTINMNQCTDVVDGEGRTGQKFSLCILTPEKEHFIRAENKEIISGWLEMLIVYPRTNKQNQKKKRKVEPPTPQEPGPAKMAVTSSNIPSAEKVPATKSTLWQEEMRGKDQADGGSGIGPTQSPMQGQAGAASSMKDPVLDSKEEESSMNGDRIDCGRKTRVESGYFSLEKTKQDSKLEEQQLPPPPSPPSPSTPNNRYSYPKSPSQEHAQPFPSPGIRSGDRMIHSFSLNSLDSKSSCPMHKDSNSRDVGRGAEKSGRPLSFKASRQYTTLADVPKAIRISNREAFQVERKRLERRTRARSPGREEVARLFGNERRRSQVIEKFEALDIENAEHMETSAPGGAALSSETRQGRSEKRVFPRKRDFTCEGAAVGSILDVSASPLSPHRRAKSLDRRSTESSMTPDLLNFKKGWLTKQYEDGQWKKHWFVLTDQSLRYYRDSVAEEAADLDGEIDLSTCYDVTEYPVQRNYGFQIHTKEGEFTLSAMTSGIRRNWIQTIMKHVRPTTAPDVTSSLPEEKSKTGSSFESGPKPSEKPDAEQAELDTEQKRSRARERRREGRSKTFDWAEFRPIQQALVQERANAADSSSSGSAAFPRDAGAADADPGELERERARRREERRKRFEMIDTVDGAGPEEALRMEVDRILPVPGDIKPQNVHVEIEQRWHQVETTPLREEKQIPITPLHLAHAEDREEGLTKQHLTTLLEKELEQKQKEALELLEQNRHLQDQLKVALGREQSAREGYVLQTEVAASPSGAWQRLHKVNQDLQSELEAQCQRQEVINQQIQSLKRSYAEAKDVIRHHEAEIQSLQARLSNAAAELAIKEQTLAKLKSDLRSEKEKAKEQLEEWQHGEAALSSQLKASEQKLKSAEALLLEKTQELRDLEMQQALQRDHQKEVQRLQDRIADLSGQLNASEQARVLMEEKLQKNYEALLESCERERQVLIRSLKEVEDKANEYENQLQNSEQQMEILQKEKLSAKFEGSELVHQLEEQLAMKEASIQKLAEHIKELERERDQIKCRFHELMNQVAESDNEVAKLQAKLKMEETNYHNLEQSFEEVSDQFRGVQEVLKEKEEELRHVKEMHLRIVEKKDQDLSEALVKVVALDSSLEETKVKLKAKEEALKKLASAGTGPCAEEAEDLGPSLEVDESHPSQLGQTQDVLPALTYALKEEEDEVLETSQRQMEEFGSPSKVVELQDQELVQKALAKPDVGIMGAKRQRIRFSSIQCQKYIHPDGSEKNWTSSTSSDTSQDRSLSEESMSSEPALGYPSSGTSDSETYLSIIHSLETKLYITEEKLKDVTMKLESQHGHNQETLIALHHQWASTESQLREQLQTSLSQVNALISQLESERQEKFKLIESHVSELGGFQMKNDQALTCLEKCREQLRSLPKSDKDKEGDLFLVTLSSMETTLSNAIQALSGAPVPSDYQQSESLTTESPAPEGGDLGEEEHISKEQQADVFDTGQLRWLSERVAFEASLINQIAESLKNASSEIAQLLREIQGTAEVVLLEPASVSHTANDLASVLSKKLLLEGEFWSQVEELRAQLSTREGEAEGKTETSLGISPCFLSAVADATLIKAELGFVAEKMRESFHQRLKAIEEELHNTKTALQQHKCMLEEIIKAYRTPEFDGVMHQISEALEIQKDASERTQISWDGSRVQMVPCQELAKVEETGSAPDRSSEALVSIQEDLAQQLKDKSSVLKEISVALLSLPPEEAMRDCQKLLKMSQSLSYHSCMGDLERYSSLLVHDAIVQAQVCYAACKVRLEHEREMKSYKESLQSMDALCQERVKTVSLLRDEYEELLRKQQGEYSEVIAVLERENADLKAKVSQLDSQRRLLEEEGHEHSKSLSELQGRYEEEIRNVIEQLNRTEDALKAERVEGLNQLDAVVRDKQNMEQYHLEQMQTLEEKFQAKIKELQVIHGEELQALQEHYSQNLQRLQETLDEYQRQHPEASPAVAPGSGDTWVAREGGGTGQDPGSDPDSMHGLRERIQELEAQMNVMRDELENKHLEGNASTLREKYQKDFENLKATCERGFAAMEETHQKKIEDLQRQHQRELEKLREEKDRLLAEETAATISAIEAMKNAHREELERELEKSQRSQISSVNADIEALRRQYLEELQSVQRELEVLSEQYSQKCLENAHLAQALEAERQALRQCQRENQELNAHNQELNNRLAAEITRLRTLLTGEGGGEAAGSPLTQGKDAYELEVLLRVKESEIQYLKQEISSLKDELQTALRDKKYASDKYKDIYTELSIVKAKADCDISRLKEQLKAATEAQGEKSPVNTTVSGYDIMKSKSNPDFLKKDRSSVSRQLRNIRSKSLKEGLTVQERLKLFESRDLKKD